In one window of Ruminococcus hominis DNA:
- a CDS encoding MFS transporter: METINKKLKTKDILGYTIGSIGDSTSYNFILSFLSFFMTTVAGVSPAVAGAIISIAIAWDAITDPIIGYIVDNSRSSKGKRRPWILRSVVPLGASMVLLFLKVDFSAAQKNLYYLILVLVFWTAYTAFNIPYYSFGSVLTDVDSERVKLAAFREVLGYVGIFCASSVPTFIVGKMVASGFSDANSWFTVGVITAVISVITISLMWWMTKGKEPIEEVAETEKMNIKGFFVQIWSLMKMKPYVLVILCALLTNVYMTLFNSSLMYYVTYNMGLAETQASLMFTAMNIVSIVFIPFVTKGVEIFSKSKVYVGCTIFSGSIMILTMFTGIPNIAMGCVYVVLVGVGTCAYWMCIFNFLYDVVDYDEFQRGKKRDGIIMSYYSFLLKLGGSVAAAVQGILLEQSGFNPTLAVQGENALNMIKIMFTILPGVCLFGAGVVMAVTPLKDKRMSALRTALEKKRLGESYSVEGFKELLDNQQ, from the coding sequence ATGGAAACGATAAATAAGAAATTGAAAACAAAGGATATTTTAGGTTATACGATAGGATCTATTGGTGATAGTACATCATACAATTTTATTTTATCATTTTTATCTTTTTTTATGACAACAGTTGCAGGGGTGAGTCCAGCAGTAGCTGGAGCTATTATTTCAATTGCAATTGCATGGGATGCTATTACTGATCCGATTATTGGGTATATTGTAGATAATTCTAGAAGTAGCAAGGGAAAACGTCGCCCTTGGATTTTGCGATCAGTAGTTCCGCTCGGTGCTTCTATGGTACTATTATTTTTAAAAGTGGACTTTTCGGCTGCACAAAAAAACTTGTATTATTTGATTTTAGTCCTTGTTTTCTGGACAGCGTATACAGCATTTAATATTCCATACTATTCTTTTGGATCAGTACTTACAGATGTTGATAGCGAGCGTGTAAAATTGGCAGCTTTTCGTGAAGTACTTGGATATGTTGGAATTTTTTGTGCAAGTTCTGTTCCTACTTTTATTGTTGGAAAAATGGTGGCGAGTGGTTTCTCAGATGCAAATTCATGGTTTACAGTAGGTGTGATCACAGCAGTTATTTCTGTCATTACAATTTCATTAATGTGGTGGATGACTAAAGGTAAAGAGCCAATAGAAGAGGTCGCTGAGACTGAGAAGATGAATATAAAAGGATTTTTCGTACAGATTTGGAGTCTGATGAAGATGAAACCGTATGTGCTTGTAATTCTTTGTGCACTTTTAACTAATGTATACATGACATTATTTAACTCTAGTCTGATGTATTATGTAACGTACAACATGGGGTTGGCTGAAACACAAGCATCACTGATGTTTACAGCTATGAATATCGTATCAATTGTATTTATTCCATTTGTAACAAAAGGGGTGGAAATTTTTAGTAAAAGTAAGGTGTATGTTGGTTGTACTATTTTCAGTGGAAGTATTATGATACTTACAATGTTTACTGGTATTCCTAATATTGCAATGGGATGTGTTTATGTAGTACTGGTTGGTGTAGGAACTTGTGCTTATTGGATGTGTATTTTTAACTTTTTATATGACGTTGTAGATTATGATGAATTTCAGCGAGGAAAAAAACGTGACGGAATTATTATGTCTTATTACTCGTTTTTGTTAAAACTTGGTGGTTCTGTTGCTGCAGCGGTACAGGGCATACTATTGGAACAGAGTGGATTCAATCCAACTTTAGCTGTGCAGGGAGAAAATGCACTGAATATGATAAAAATAATGTTTACTATTCTTCCAGGGGTATGTTTATTTGGAGCTGGTGTAGTTATGGCAGTGACTCCATTAAAAGATAAGAGAATGAGTGCATTAAGAACAGCCTTAGAGAAGAAACGATTAGGAGAAAGTTATTCAGTAGAAGGCTTTAAAGAATTATTAGATAATCAACAATAG
- a CDS encoding GNAT family N-acetyltransferase, protein MIRLCEEKDRGQLLNYLQENPIYHTFLLADMEQYGFNHSFQQIYVQEENGECQGVYLRYYHNLILAGEPDYIDGRAVAQLVNGEIRTIMGRGELVKQVLDYLDSTWNMVESNLYVQPIPVQILEKPMANLRIAKLDDVDAIYQFLMSFPEFVAPYGEKEMIVNRITNNEGIHVLLEENGKIIAHGNSAAKTEKSCMLGGICVDHAYRGNGYAQKVLSVLSEYIHQEGKMPCIFAPADSEYSIFEKTGFEIYGTWAVVNRIK, encoded by the coding sequence ATGATACGTCTTTGCGAAGAAAAAGACAGAGGGCAATTATTAAACTATTTGCAAGAAAATCCGATTTATCATACATTTTTGCTTGCAGATATGGAACAATATGGATTTAATCATTCATTTCAACAGATTTATGTGCAGGAAGAAAATGGAGAATGTCAAGGTGTTTACTTGCGGTATTATCATAATTTGATTCTTGCAGGTGAACCGGACTACATAGATGGCAGGGCGGTTGCACAGTTAGTAAATGGAGAAATTAGAACCATAATGGGAAGAGGGGAACTTGTCAAACAAGTTTTAGATTATTTGGATAGTACATGGAACATGGTAGAAAGTAATTTGTATGTACAGCCTATTCCAGTACAAATTTTGGAAAAACCAATGGCAAACTTAAGAATTGCAAAATTGGATGATGTAGATGCTATTTATCAGTTTTTGATGAGTTTTCCAGAGTTTGTAGCACCATATGGTGAAAAGGAAATGATTGTAAATCGTATTACAAATAATGAGGGAATTCATGTGCTGCTTGAAGAAAATGGGAAAATTATTGCACACGGAAATAGTGCAGCAAAAACAGAAAAATCCTGTATGCTGGGAGGAATTTGTGTAGATCACGCATATAGAGGAAATGGGTATGCACAGAAGGTTTTATCTGTATTAAGTGAATATATACATCAAGAAGGAAAAATGCCTTGCATTTTTGCACCAGCAGATTCAGAATACTCAATTTTCGAAAAGACTGGATTTGAAATTTATGGGACATGGGCGGTTGTAAACCGCATTAAGTAG